In the Salinirubrum litoreum genome, one interval contains:
- a CDS encoding acyl-CoA thioesterase codes for MSDTATLAESHTEMTELILPNDTNNLGRALGGAVLHWMDICGAIAAMRFSNRQCVTASMDHVDFISAIDLGEVAVIEAYVFNVGRTSIDVKVDVRAENPKTDEERQTTTSFFTFVALDDDGRPTPVPRLSCPTDDEAALRDRAIDERAAQLEAVVERMDDWDGSEV; via the coding sequence ATGTCTGACACAGCGACCCTCGCGGAGTCGCACACCGAGATGACGGAACTCATCTTGCCGAACGACACGAACAACCTCGGGCGGGCGCTCGGGGGTGCGGTCCTCCACTGGATGGACATCTGCGGCGCCATCGCGGCGATGCGCTTCTCGAACCGCCAGTGTGTCACCGCGTCGATGGACCACGTGGACTTCATCAGCGCCATCGACCTCGGCGAGGTGGCGGTCATCGAAGCCTACGTGTTCAACGTCGGCCGGACGAGCATCGACGTGAAGGTCGACGTGCGCGCCGAGAACCCGAAGACCGACGAGGAACGACAGACGACCACCTCCTTCTTCACCTTCGTCGCGCTGGACGACGACGGTCGACCCACTCCGGTCCCGCGCCTGTCGTGTCCGACCGACGACGAGGCCGCCCTGCGGGACCGGGCCATCGACGAACGCGCCGCACAACTGGAGGCGGTCGTGGAGCGCATGGACGACTGGGACGGGAGCGAAGTCTGA
- a CDS encoding AsnC family transcriptional regulator yields MRTLDETDLKILRLLSEDGRKPYSEIGDSVGLSGPAVSDRVSRLRELGVIRGFTVDVDRSTLRDGTPMLLRLSVVPDDVESVVATLGESEETETVYTTAAGDVVAHVNLPTTDARSWLLDTVSGDAVRSFDADLLTDVETTDAVAGTDFALSCAECGNTVTEEGVTTRVGDDLVSFCCSSCESRYQERYEELKQGV; encoded by the coding sequence ATGCGCACCCTCGACGAGACGGACCTCAAGATCCTGCGCCTGCTCTCCGAGGACGGCCGGAAACCGTACAGCGAGATCGGCGACAGCGTCGGTCTCTCCGGGCCGGCGGTCTCCGATCGCGTCTCGCGTCTGCGAGAACTCGGCGTCATCCGGGGGTTCACCGTGGACGTGGATCGTTCGACGCTCCGGGACGGCACGCCGATGCTCCTCCGACTGTCGGTCGTCCCCGACGACGTCGAGTCGGTCGTCGCGACACTCGGCGAGAGCGAGGAGACCGAGACGGTCTACACGACCGCGGCCGGCGACGTGGTGGCGCACGTGAACCTGCCGACGACCGACGCCCGGTCGTGGCTCCTCGACACTGTCTCCGGAGACGCCGTCCGGTCGTTCGACGCCGACCTGTTGACGGACGTCGAGACGACAGACGCGGTCGCCGGGACCGACTTCGCGCTCTCCTGTGCGGAGTGTGGCAACACGGTCACCGAGGAGGGCGTGACGACGCGGGTCGGCGACGACCTCGTGAGCTTCTGTTGTTCGTCGTGTGAGTCACGCTACCAGGAGCGGTACGAGGAGTTGAAGCAGGGCGTCTGA
- a CDS encoding DUF7519 family protein, with amino-acid sequence MTTTDAARGSAEETATTDEGPDPELPNAPTHVGGRLAVAVAVVAGVVLGWAVGAPLAVSGSALGGLLLGVAVADVETGGNAATVRGGLFGLLGSGLLVGGAVAAGGSAALVGAAVGLAVATSAVDASVGFDTEATGSLTRSFWWSGLALVGGVLVLAGVTTGTVLAVARFGADSLAWLVALNELTALLLVQVFALAFGVATAMALPVVERYAPESVARGTEPLETLALDVWAVPRGYWTALGLQAVLAAYAPETFAWVLSVVPVVGDAVRFLLQSGVLHVPLVVGTLAAGTVALAGPTIGSVRSVAGPDPAETVSLAGAGLLVTLFVGVPLAIPPVARAVTTRLPPGQLRASTELLGPSVMVLGGLTVAVTGAMLALGGVLFASAAPGLSARARGFTLAAVTLFAAALGVGALGGTPLVVVLGVAGAMLVWDFGDHATGLGLSVGRDGETRDAELVHLTGSTLVAGAGVAVALVAVYLLGPVGGFSSVGDWRATLALTLTLVSLLALVRLLE; translated from the coding sequence GTGACGACGACCGACGCGGCACGTGGGTCGGCCGAGGAGACGGCGACGACCGACGAGGGGCCCGACCCGGAACTACCGAACGCGCCGACACACGTCGGCGGGCGACTGGCGGTCGCGGTCGCCGTCGTCGCCGGCGTCGTGCTCGGCTGGGCTGTGGGCGCGCCGCTGGCTGTCTCCGGGAGCGCACTCGGGGGCCTCCTGCTCGGCGTGGCGGTGGCGGACGTCGAGACCGGCGGGAACGCGGCGACCGTGCGCGGCGGCCTGTTCGGACTGCTCGGATCGGGACTGCTGGTCGGTGGGGCGGTCGCGGCCGGTGGCTCGGCCGCGCTGGTCGGTGCGGCGGTCGGACTCGCGGTGGCGACCAGTGCTGTCGACGCGTCGGTCGGCTTCGACACCGAGGCGACCGGATCGCTGACCCGGTCGTTCTGGTGGTCCGGACTGGCACTGGTCGGCGGCGTACTGGTTCTCGCGGGGGTGACGACCGGGACCGTCCTCGCGGTCGCCCGGTTCGGTGCCGACTCGCTCGCGTGGCTCGTCGCGCTGAACGAACTCACTGCCCTCCTGCTCGTGCAGGTGTTCGCGCTCGCCTTCGGGGTGGCGACCGCGATGGCACTCCCGGTGGTCGAGCGATACGCACCCGAGTCGGTGGCCCGAGGGACCGAGCCACTGGAGACGCTCGCGCTCGACGTGTGGGCGGTCCCGCGCGGGTACTGGACCGCACTCGGCCTACAGGCGGTGCTGGCGGCATACGCACCGGAGACGTTCGCGTGGGTTCTCTCGGTCGTGCCGGTCGTCGGCGACGCGGTTCGGTTCCTGCTCCAGTCTGGCGTGCTCCACGTCCCACTCGTGGTCGGGACGCTGGCCGCCGGGACGGTCGCGCTCGCCGGACCGACGATCGGGTCGGTCCGATCGGTCGCCGGTCCCGACCCCGCCGAGACCGTCTCGCTGGCCGGAGCCGGCCTGCTCGTCACCCTGTTCGTCGGTGTTCCGCTGGCGATCCCGCCGGTCGCGCGGGCGGTGACGACGCGACTCCCGCCGGGGCAACTGCGGGCGAGTACCGAGTTGCTCGGGCCGTCGGTGATGGTCCTCGGTGGGTTGACGGTCGCCGTGACCGGCGCGATGCTCGCGCTGGGTGGTGTCCTGTTCGCCTCGGCCGCGCCGGGGCTGTCGGCGCGGGCACGCGGCTTCACGCTCGCGGCGGTGACGCTGTTCGCGGCCGCACTGGGTGTCGGCGCGCTCGGTGGCACACCGCTGGTGGTCGTGCTGGGGGTCGCAGGTGCGATGCTGGTCTGGGACTTCGGCGACCACGCGACCGGACTGGGCCTGTCTGTCGGTCGTGACGGCGAGACGCGCGACGCCGAGTTGGTTCACCTGACTGGCTCCACGCTGGTCGCCGGGGCCGGTGTCGCGGTCGCACTGGTCGCGGTGTACCTGCTCGGCCCGGTCGGCGGCTTCTCGAGCGTCGGCGACTGGCGGGCGACACTCGCGCTGACGCTGACGCTGGTGTCGCTACTGGCGCTGGTGCGCCTGCTGGAGTAA
- a CDS encoding DUF58 domain-containing protein, which produces MSDRELVGETAEESASGTESEESVADIDPENSVTESESTDATSEADLATDAGVAAPEWVTEDDDPPDATRTGGTTTGQAPSSGTGSGSTGPDAEPAAVGSGDTDAEREDLTAELGLLADRRAHGDGEIAASVSVGPDDGTPVGVDRWGIGLTAGLVAGAAGVLTGTTAAFVAGVVPLAFALYGYATRPPAVELDVERRIDTGAPKPGSEVTVSVTVENVGSRPLADVRIADGAPARMPVVSGTPRHSASLRPGESTTFSYRLAARRGDHEFGDLAVVARNVSGTGERRITADLGIEVTCSAGVDRVPLTGQTIQYAGRVPTDAGGEGVEFYSTRQYQPGDPMSRVDWKRYARSNELTTIDFRENRAATVVVVVDTREDAQVAPDDESLDGVELGKYAAVRLIDELCAETNRVGVATYGEDGGYLAPGTGETVALRAARLFGGDLDTDDPAVMRLSGSRPFRRLRRSLPDDAQVLFVSPVVDEHAVDVARRFTAYGHAVTVVSPDVTGDSPGGTVAGIDRARRLESLREHGSRVADWSPDRPLRSSLDAARRRWSA; this is translated from the coding sequence ATGAGCGACCGCGAACTCGTGGGAGAGACGGCCGAGGAGTCGGCCTCCGGGACGGAATCCGAGGAATCAGTCGCCGATATCGACCCCGAGAACTCCGTGACCGAGTCCGAATCCACAGACGCGACTTCCGAGGCCGATCTGGCAACCGATGCCGGTGTCGCGGCTCCGGAGTGGGTGACGGAGGACGACGACCCGCCGGACGCGACCCGGACCGGAGGCACGACGACGGGACAGGCACCGAGTAGCGGAACCGGGAGCGGTTCGACCGGACCGGACGCCGAACCGGCGGCTGTCGGGTCCGGGGACACCGACGCCGAGCGCGAGGACCTCACGGCCGAACTCGGCCTGCTGGCCGACCGGCGCGCACACGGCGACGGTGAGATCGCGGCGAGTGTCTCGGTCGGGCCGGACGACGGCACTCCCGTCGGCGTGGATCGCTGGGGGATCGGCCTGACCGCCGGACTCGTCGCCGGTGCGGCCGGCGTCCTGACGGGGACGACCGCCGCGTTCGTCGCCGGGGTCGTCCCGCTGGCGTTCGCGCTCTACGGCTACGCGACGCGCCCGCCGGCCGTCGAACTCGACGTGGAGCGTCGGATCGACACCGGCGCGCCGAAACCGGGTAGCGAGGTCACGGTGAGCGTGACGGTCGAGAACGTCGGGTCTCGGCCCCTCGCGGACGTGCGGATCGCCGACGGCGCGCCGGCCCGGATGCCGGTCGTGTCGGGGACGCCCCGCCACTCGGCGAGTCTGCGACCGGGGGAGTCGACGACGTTCTCGTATCGGCTGGCGGCCCGACGCGGCGACCACGAGTTCGGCGACCTCGCGGTCGTCGCTCGGAACGTCAGCGGGACCGGCGAGCGCCGGATCACCGCAGACCTCGGGATCGAGGTGACGTGCAGTGCCGGTGTGGACCGCGTCCCGCTGACCGGCCAGACGATCCAGTACGCGGGCCGCGTGCCGACCGACGCCGGCGGCGAGGGTGTGGAGTTCTACTCGACCCGCCAGTACCAGCCCGGTGATCCGATGAGCCGGGTCGACTGGAAGCGGTACGCCCGGTCGAACGAACTGACGACCATCGACTTCCGCGAGAACCGGGCGGCGACGGTCGTCGTGGTCGTGGACACCCGGGAGGACGCACAGGTCGCGCCCGACGACGAGAGTCTCGACGGCGTCGAACTCGGAAAGTACGCCGCCGTCCGATTGATCGACGAACTCTGTGCGGAGACGAACCGGGTCGGGGTGGCGACCTACGGCGAGGACGGCGGCTACCTGGCGCCCGGCACGGGCGAGACGGTCGCACTCCGGGCGGCGAGACTGTTCGGTGGCGACCTCGACACCGACGACCCGGCCGTGATGCGACTGTCCGGAAGTCGGCCCTTCCGGCGACTCCGGCGGTCGCTCCCCGACGACGCGCAGGTGCTGTTCGTCTCGCCGGTGGTCGACGAGCACGCGGTCGACGTCGCCCGGCGATTCACGGCTTACGGTCACGCGGTCACGGTCGTCAGTCCGGACGTGACCGGCGACAGTCCCGGCGGGACGGTCGCGGGAATCGATCGGGCGCGGCGACTCGAATCGCTCCGGGAGCACGGCTCCCGCGTGGCGGACTGGTCGCCCGACCGGCCGCTGCGCAGCAGTCTCGACGCGGCCCGCAGGCGGTGGTCCGCGTGA
- a CDS encoding DUF7269 family protein yields the protein MSRRSPGAGRESGSAGTPPSLSRLAGRFTGWVRNALGTNRETLLGGIGVGGLLLAGLLVFAPWLLPTGLLEAVGRGLLANRGAVVLLGVVTVLYAAVTVVPTGGPDDPTEPDDEWFDRVTPTETAWARSVAGREIDVTLAAENDDRDEVVAWRRRYNRREARRQLRSAVVETLIDTRRIDRSAAERLVNTGQWTDAQRAGAFLAGVPGRGSDGVRPPQLPLGTRLRDWLSGEGFDRNVEVTVAELVALRDLRGESRRGRSATEPDSDTSSPAESAADAREVSR from the coding sequence GTGAGCCGCAGATCGCCGGGTGCCGGCAGAGAGAGCGGCTCTGCGGGAACTCCGCCCTCCCTCTCCCGACTCGCCGGTCGGTTCACCGGGTGGGTGCGCAACGCACTCGGGACCAACCGCGAGACGCTACTCGGCGGCATCGGCGTCGGGGGACTCCTGCTGGCCGGCCTGCTCGTCTTCGCGCCGTGGCTCCTCCCGACCGGCCTGCTCGAAGCGGTCGGTCGCGGACTGCTGGCGAACCGTGGCGCGGTCGTCCTGCTGGGCGTCGTCACGGTGCTGTACGCCGCCGTGACGGTCGTCCCGACCGGCGGACCCGACGACCCCACCGAACCGGACGACGAGTGGTTCGACCGCGTGACGCCGACGGAGACCGCGTGGGCGCGAAGCGTCGCCGGTCGTGAGATCGACGTGACGCTCGCGGCCGAGAACGACGACCGCGACGAGGTCGTCGCGTGGCGGCGGCGCTACAACCGTCGGGAGGCGCGCCGACAGCTCAGGAGCGCGGTCGTCGAGACGCTGATCGACACCAGACGGATCGACCGCTCGGCGGCAGAACGACTCGTGAACACCGGCCAGTGGACCGACGCACAGCGAGCCGGCGCGTTTCTCGCCGGCGTCCCCGGTCGCGGGAGTGACGGTGTCCGGCCCCCGCAACTCCCGCTCGGGACGCGGCTCCGCGACTGGCTCTCCGGCGAGGGGTTCGACCGGAACGTCGAGGTGACGGTCGCCGAACTCGTCGCGCTTCGCGACCTGCGCGGTGAGTCTCGGCGCGGACGGAGCGCGACGGAACCGGACTCCGATACGTCGTCGCCGGCCGAGTCCGCTGCCGACGCTCGTGAGGTGAGTCGATGA
- a CDS encoding DUF4129 domain-containing protein: MAYDRQRAALALLCVVAVLFGASLFPATGFGSYPSRDAGGPTLPGDPTGGTETPVSTPTPTPTDPGDETTDTPTPTDTPEPNATATDTPIPPDTGDAPSLNWGAILWLFALGGGSVLLLAGVRHHRGRRYPLLGLLPIDEARLPDGGLPALLAELPRQSMLFVLGVGTSLSPTVDALSSLADGVGSALSAGGRGIARGLEVAVVGVPSALAQGLGGLGRGLDGLFSLSGALASIGSGVTSRNWGSDDDERSSAGAGTDPDQEPVDPGPPDIEEAWDAMTDEVRVRHRRAATPADFARAAVEQGFPADAVETLTTVFREVRYGDYPSSELRVQSAREAIAAIRQHLEVRDS, encoded by the coding sequence GTGGCATACGACCGCCAGCGCGCCGCCCTCGCCCTCCTCTGTGTGGTCGCGGTCCTGTTCGGGGCCTCGCTGTTCCCCGCGACCGGCTTCGGGTCGTACCCCAGCCGGGACGCCGGGGGACCGACGCTTCCGGGCGATCCGACCGGTGGCACCGAGACACCCGTATCGACACCGACACCGACGCCGACCGACCCCGGCGACGAGACGACCGACACCCCGACGCCGACCGACACGCCGGAGCCGAACGCGACGGCGACAGACACGCCGATTCCGCCGGACACCGGCGACGCACCGTCGCTGAACTGGGGAGCGATCCTCTGGCTGTTCGCCCTCGGCGGCGGCAGTGTCCTCCTCCTCGCCGGCGTCCGACACCACCGGGGTCGGCGCTACCCACTGCTCGGTCTGCTTCCGATCGACGAGGCTCGACTGCCGGACGGCGGACTCCCCGCCCTGCTCGCGGAGCTCCCCCGCCAGTCGATGCTGTTCGTCCTCGGTGTCGGGACCTCGCTGTCGCCGACCGTGGACGCGCTCTCCTCACTGGCCGACGGGGTCGGGTCGGCGCTGTCGGCCGGCGGGCGCGGGATCGCTCGCGGCTTAGAGGTCGCGGTCGTCGGCGTCCCGAGCGCACTCGCGCAGGGACTCGGCGGTCTCGGTCGGGGACTCGACGGACTGTTCTCCCTGTCGGGCGCGCTGGCGAGCATCGGCAGTGGCGTGACGAGTCGCAACTGGGGGTCGGACGACGACGAGCGGTCGTCGGCGGGTGCGGGGACCGACCCCGATCAGGAGCCGGTCGATCCGGGACCGCCAGACATCGAGGAGGCGTGGGACGCGATGACAGACGAGGTCCGCGTCCGCCACCGCCGGGCCGCGACGCCGGCCGACTTCGCCCGCGCCGCAGTCGAACAGGGCTTCCCGGCGGACGCGGTCGAGACCCTGACGACGGTCTTCCGGGAAGTGCGGTACGGGGACTACCCCTCCTCCGAACTGCGGGTCCAGTCGGCCCGCGAGGCCATCGCGGCCATCCGCCAGCATCTGGAGGTGCGTGACTCGTGA
- a CDS encoding M48 family metalloprotease — MSPDAPPTTADPSTRDRHADDATDLRRRVVVTLLAVLAIDTAFVLVVTALLSPWLRPIGDALVAALGVPGTPTAVRWLAVVVPCVALFAWAQLRYTRRELLAEVDADPITAESHPALHDRVARLAQQGGTTPPTVAVADSPVPNSLTVGGLRDATLVVSTGLLETLDDERLDAVLAHELAHVRNRDAAILTLATFLPAVAGGEASFLGVLFPASWSDGARKATVVVGLLALFVVGAVVFDGPVGAGYLVGVAGLVGFSLVFGGVALGVAAAPVVTLGRRLSRARELQADRAGALLTGNPSALADALATLDASVADTPADDLRTTASIRELCLLPHGFDDAVSSEGVGDSLAGGVPVSIRSHPPTEERIARLRDVARALESGG, encoded by the coding sequence ATGTCGCCCGACGCACCTCCCACGACCGCCGACCCCTCCACCCGCGACCGCCACGCCGACGACGCGACCGACCTCCGGCGTCGTGTCGTCGTGACACTGCTCGCCGTGCTCGCTATCGACACCGCGTTCGTCCTCGTCGTCACGGCGCTTCTCTCGCCGTGGCTGCGACCCATCGGGGACGCGCTCGTCGCCGCACTCGGCGTGCCGGGGACCCCGACCGCAGTTCGCTGGCTGGCGGTCGTGGTCCCATGCGTCGCGCTGTTCGCGTGGGCACAGCTCCGATACACCCGGCGGGAACTGCTCGCCGAGGTCGACGCCGACCCGATCACCGCCGAGTCGCATCCCGCGCTCCACGACCGCGTGGCCCGACTCGCACAGCAGGGCGGAACGACCCCGCCGACGGTCGCGGTCGCCGACAGTCCGGTCCCGAACAGCCTCACGGTCGGTGGCCTCCGGGACGCGACACTCGTCGTCTCGACCGGCCTGCTGGAGACGCTGGACGACGAGCGACTCGACGCGGTGCTGGCGCACGAACTCGCACACGTCCGGAACCGGGACGCGGCCATCCTCACGCTGGCGACGTTCCTGCCGGCAGTGGCGGGCGGCGAGGCGTCGTTTCTCGGCGTCCTCTTTCCGGCGTCGTGGAGCGACGGCGCACGGAAGGCGACGGTCGTCGTGGGACTGCTCGCACTGTTCGTGGTCGGTGCGGTCGTCTTCGACGGACCAGTGGGGGCGGGCTACCTCGTCGGTGTCGCCGGCCTCGTCGGGTTCTCGCTGGTCTTCGGCGGTGTGGCACTCGGCGTGGCGGCCGCCCCGGTGGTCACGCTCGGCCGGCGACTCTCCCGGGCCAGGGAGTTACAGGCCGACCGCGCCGGGGCACTGCTGACCGGGAACCCGAGCGCGCTGGCCGACGCGCTGGCGACGCTCGACGCCTCGGTCGCGGACACACCGGCCGACGACCTGCGGACGACCGCCTCGATCAGGGAGCTCTGTCTCCTCCCGCACGGCTTCGACGACGCAGTGTCGAGCGAGGGCGTCGGCGACTCACTCGCCGGCGGGGTACCGGTCTCGATCCGGAGCCACCCGCCGACCGAGGAGCGTATCGCGCGACTCCGCGACGTCGCGCGGGCACTCGAGTCGGGTGGGTGA
- a CDS encoding bifunctional nuclease family protein yields the protein MSHTAEVRGIGMGIGADGNNVPAVVLSAREELLPIFVTEDQANAIRLAMEGEQFERPLTHDLLVDMVTEFGGAVDRVRIDDLSEGTFFAKVDAERYEDGQVERFVFDARPSDAIALAVRVDCPIEVSDEILDAAGRPPSAISFEGSTGTDHDDEDWR from the coding sequence ATGTCACACACTGCCGAGGTGCGAGGGATCGGCATGGGGATCGGTGCGGACGGCAACAACGTCCCGGCGGTGGTCCTCTCGGCGCGCGAGGAACTGCTCCCGATCTTCGTCACCGAGGACCAGGCGAACGCGATCCGACTGGCGATGGAGGGCGAGCAGTTCGAGCGCCCCCTCACACACGACCTGCTCGTCGACATGGTGACGGAGTTCGGCGGCGCGGTCGACCGCGTCCGGATCGACGACCTCTCCGAGGGGACCTTCTTCGCCAAGGTCGACGCCGAACGCTACGAGGACGGTCAGGTGGAGCGGTTCGTCTTCGACGCCCGGCCGAGCGACGCCATCGCACTCGCAGTGCGGGTCGACTGTCCCATCGAAGTCTCCGACGAGATTCTCGACGCCGCCGGGCGGCCCCCCTCCGCCATCTCCTTCGAGGGGTCGACCGGCACCGACCACGACGACGAGGACTGGCGCTGA
- a CDS encoding endonuclease/exonuclease/phosphatase family protein, with amino-acid sequence MTHPVAESAPIRVMSFNARVHVPEDGKDTWPERAEGVVRLVRYHAPDVVCFQELAPHQYDFVRDRLDGYDWVGAGRRDGAGNGEHVPVGVDPERLRVTDHETFWLSETPDEAGSVGWDATYPRIVTRVSLVETESDDADAPPTDAAATDPVHVANTHFDHEGVEARAESARVVRDRLADLDGPTVLLGDFNCEPDSVPYRRLVADEGETPGFDDARRLSREGCLGPEHTFHEFTGDPTIQIDHVFVRDCSVLRHATLADRIDDDRYPSDHFPLVADLLPD; translated from the coding sequence ATGACACACCCGGTCGCGGAGTCGGCACCGATCCGCGTCATGAGCTTCAACGCCCGCGTCCACGTGCCGGAGGACGGGAAGGACACGTGGCCCGAACGCGCCGAGGGGGTCGTCCGCCTCGTCCGCTACCACGCGCCCGACGTGGTCTGCTTCCAGGAACTCGCACCCCACCAGTACGACTTCGTCCGCGACCGACTCGACGGCTACGACTGGGTCGGTGCCGGCCGACGCGACGGAGCCGGCAACGGCGAACACGTCCCGGTCGGTGTCGATCCCGAGCGACTCCGCGTCACCGACCACGAGACCTTCTGGCTCTCCGAGACGCCGGACGAAGCGGGGAGCGTCGGCTGGGACGCGACCTACCCCCGGATCGTCACCCGCGTCTCGCTGGTCGAGACAGAGTCGGACGACGCCGACGCGCCGCCCACCGACGCCGCCGCGACCGACCCCGTCCACGTCGCCAACACCCACTTCGACCACGAAGGCGTCGAGGCCAGAGCCGAGAGCGCGCGGGTCGTCCGCGACCGACTCGCGGACCTCGACGGGCCGACCGTCCTGTTGGGCGACTTCAACTGCGAACCCGACAGCGTTCCGTACCGCCGACTCGTCGCGGACGAGGGAGAGACACCGGGGTTCGACGACGCTCGACGGCTCTCCCGCGAGGGCTGTCTCGGCCCGGAACACACGTTCCACGAGTTCACCGGCGACCCGACGATCCAGATCGACCACGTGTTCGTCCGGGACTGTTCGGTCCTCCGGCACGCGACCCTCGCGGACCGGATCGACGACGACCGCTACCCCTCGGATCACTTCCCGCTGGTCGCCGACCTCCTGCCGGACTGA
- a CDS encoding NAD(P)/FAD-dependent oxidoreductase, with amino-acid sequence MTSDAEQDPFRSYLGRPDGLPADRSHAGQTATVIGGAMAGLAAAHALNVLGYETTLYERQAYDTKRVNCGEAMTDVSSIPLAKTPENGFVNHTPEFEVQVFTGDTGERRLAGSGVFPSEHGYITDRNLVERAWARELDANGVDVRENTGISKADFARLCAESDLVVDATGQPALTSKVDGTTTEYSGRMTAINADVTGDFSHIYPRSVILFENYLGYSWVFPKTPDRANVGIGWAEDKLPDDYMAAFENACERNDWPVPERGAANIYTIPRGPSLDPSRVYDPDRSIVRVGDAAGIANRFTGKGISQAVESSYLMASLAARDDLASYPQQLYSRMRSEYRLAYVVRGALEDGRPDILGDVMDAVSGIDVEAVDRDPRQAFGRLLRRPGLLARLATNRTMVGRLYRAYTDQWEYTRTPAPQ; translated from the coding sequence ATGACTTCCGACGCCGAGCAGGACCCGTTCCGCAGCTATCTCGGCAGGCCCGACGGTCTCCCGGCGGACCGCTCGCACGCGGGCCAGACCGCGACGGTGATCGGCGGCGCGATGGCGGGACTCGCGGCCGCCCACGCGCTGAACGTCCTCGGCTACGAGACGACGCTGTACGAGCGACAGGCCTACGACACGAAGCGCGTGAACTGCGGCGAGGCGATGACCGACGTGTCCTCGATTCCGCTGGCGAAGACTCCCGAGAACGGCTTCGTCAACCACACGCCGGAGTTCGAGGTGCAGGTGTTCACCGGCGACACGGGCGAGAGACGACTCGCTGGCAGTGGCGTCTTCCCCTCGGAACACGGCTACATCACCGACCGGAACCTCGTCGAGCGAGCGTGGGCGCGGGAACTGGACGCAAACGGTGTCGACGTGCGCGAGAACACCGGTATCTCGAAGGCCGACTTCGCTCGGCTCTGTGCGGAGTCCGACCTCGTCGTCGACGCGACCGGCCAGCCCGCGTTGACGAGCAAGGTGGACGGGACGACCACCGAGTACAGCGGCCGGATGACCGCGATCAACGCCGACGTGACGGGCGACTTCTCCCACATCTACCCTCGCTCCGTCATCCTGTTCGAGAACTACCTCGGCTACTCGTGGGTGTTCCCGAAGACGCCCGACCGCGCGAACGTCGGCATCGGGTGGGCCGAGGACAAACTCCCGGACGACTACATGGCAGCGTTCGAGAACGCCTGCGAGCGGAACGACTGGCCGGTGCCCGAGCGAGGCGCGGCGAACATCTACACCATCCCGCGTGGCCCGTCGCTCGACCCGAGTCGTGTCTACGATCCCGACCGATCCATCGTCCGAGTCGGCGACGCGGCCGGCATCGCCAACCGCTTCACCGGCAAGGGAATCTCGCAGGCGGTCGAGTCGTCGTACCTGATGGCCTCGCTCGCCGCGCGCGACGACCTCGCGTCGTATCCGCAACAGCTCTACTCGCGGATGCGGTCTGAGTACCGACTCGCGTACGTCGTCCGTGGTGCGCTGGAGGACGGCCGGCCGGACATCCTCGGCGACGTGATGGACGCGGTGTCGGGCATCGACGTGGAGGCAGTGGACCGCGACCCGCGACAGGCGTTCGGTCGCCTCCTGCGCCGGCCGGGACTGTTGGCGAGACTGGCGACGAACCGCACGATGGTCGGTCGGCTCTACCGGGCGTACACCGACCAGTGGGAGTACACCCGGACGCCCGCACCACAGTGA
- a CDS encoding flavodoxin domain-containing protein, producing MSTILVPYATSEGQTARVVDRIADRLREHGHTVELVQIERDPADVSTADYDAVIVACSIHTGRHQPEIVAFAEQQREALSSRPSGFVQVSLSAASDDPERRGEAAGYVEEFFAETGWRADLVGSFAGALRYSEYNFLLRFVMKRIAKSSTGDTDTSRDYEYTDWDAVDAFADDFADLVAERLGVPGDATVATDATPTSAADDTPAASPER from the coding sequence ATGTCAACGATCCTCGTCCCCTACGCGACCTCGGAGGGCCAGACGGCCCGCGTGGTCGACCGTATCGCAGACAGACTCCGTGAACACGGCCACACCGTCGAACTCGTGCAGATCGAACGCGACCCGGCCGACGTGTCGACCGCAGACTACGACGCCGTGATCGTCGCCTGTTCGATCCACACCGGTCGCCACCAACCGGAGATCGTCGCGTTCGCCGAACAGCAACGCGAGGCGCTCTCGTCCCGGCCCTCCGGCTTCGTGCAGGTGTCGCTCTCGGCGGCCAGCGACGACCCGGAGCGACGCGGGGAGGCCGCCGGCTACGTCGAGGAGTTCTTCGCGGAGACCGGGTGGCGGGCCGATCTGGTCGGGAGTTTCGCGGGCGCACTCCGGTACTCGGAGTACAACTTCCTGCTCCGGTTCGTGATGAAGCGCATCGCCAAGTCCTCGACCGGCGACACGGACACCTCGCGGGACTACGAGTACACCGACTGGGACGCCGTGGACGCCTTCGCCGACGACTTCGCCGACCTGGTCGCCGAACGTCTCGGTGTCCCGGGCGACGCCACGGTCGCCACGGACGCCACGCCCACGAGTGCGGCAGACGACACCCCGGCCGCGTCCCCGGAACGGTAG